The Mustela erminea isolate mMusErm1 chromosome 6, mMusErm1.Pri, whole genome shotgun sequence genome includes a region encoding these proteins:
- the KRT6A gene encoding keratin, type II cytoskeletal 6A, translating to MSSKSTMRSQSISHRGFSASSARVPGVCRSGFSSVSVSRSRGSGGFGGACGGAGFGSRSLYGLGGSKRISIGGGSCAISGGYGGRVGGGFGYGGGASSGFGFGGAAGGGFGLGGGPGFAGGYGGSGFPVCPPGGIQEVTVNQNLLTPLNLQIDPTIQRVRTEEREQIKTLNNKFASFIDKVRFLEQQNKVLDTKWTLLQEQGTKTVRQNLEPLFEQYINNLRRQLDSILGERGRLDSELRNMQDTVEDFKNKYEDEINKRTAAENEFVTLKKDVDAAYMNKVELQAKVDALTDEINFTRALYDAELSQMQTHVSDTSVVLSMDNNRNLDLDSIIAEVKAQYEEIAQRSRAEAESWYQSKYEELQLTAGRHGDDLRNTKQEISEINRMIQRLRSEIDHVKKQCANLQSAIADAEQRGEMALKDAKNKLADLEDALQKAKQDMARLLKEYQELMNVKLALDVEIATYRKLLEGEECRLSGEGVGQVNISVVQSTVSGGYGSAGGYGSASGMGGGSGLGGGSGYSYGSGHSLGAGFSSSSGRGMGGGFSSSGGSSSTIKYTTTSSSSRKSYKH from the exons ATGTCTAGCAAATCTACCATGAGGAGCCAAAGCATCAGCCACCGTGGCTTCAGTGCCAGCTCAGCCAGAGTCCCAGGGGTCTGCCGCTCTGGCTTCAGCAGTGTCTCCGTGTCCCGCTCCAGGGGCAGTGGTGGCTTCGGTGGAGCGTGTGGAGGAGCCGGCTTTGGCAGCAGGAGCCTCtatggcctgggtggctccaagAGGATCTCCATCGGAGGGGGCAGCTGTGCCATCAGTGGCGGATATGGTGGCAGAGTTGGAGGCGGCTTTGGCTATGGAGGTGGAGCCTCAAGTGGATTTGGTTTTGGTGGTGCAGCTGGTGGTGGCTTTGGGCTCGGTGGTGGACCTGGCTTTGCTGGTGGCTATGGGGGCTCTGGCTTCCCTGTGTGCCCTCCTGGAGGCATCCAAGAGGTCACCGTCAACCAGAATCTCCTCACTCCTCTGAACCTGCAAATCGACCCCACCATCCAGAGGGTGAGGACTGAGGAGCGAGAGCAGATCAAGACCCTCAACAACAAGTTTGCCTCCTTCATTGACAAG GTGCGGTTCTTGGAGCAACAGAACAAGGTCCTGGACACCAAGTGGACTCTGCTCCAGGAGCAGGGCACCAAGACTGTGAGGCAGAACCTGGAGCCCTTGTTTGAACAGTACATCAACAACCTCAGGAGACAGCTGGACAGCATCCTGGGGGAGAGGGGCCGCCTGGACTCAGAGCTGAGGAACATGCAGGACACAGTGGAGGACTTCAAGAACAA ATATGAAGATGAAATCAACAAGCGCACAGCAGCAGAGAATGAATTTGTGACTCTGAAGAAG GATGTGGATGCTGCCTACATGAATAAGGTTGAACTGCAAGCCAAGGTAGATGCTCTCACAGATGAGATCAACTTCACCAGAGCCCTGTATGACGCA GAACTGTCTCAGATGCAAACCCATGTCTCAGACACTTCCGTGGTCCTGTCCATGGACAACAACCGTAACCTGGACCTGGACAGCATCATCGCTGAAGTCAAAGCCCAATATGAGGAGATCGCTCAGAGGAGTCGGGCTGAGGCTGAGTCCTGGTACCAGAGCAAG TATGAGGAGCTTCAGCTCACAGCAGGCAGACACGGGGATGACCTGCGCAACACCAAGCAGGAGATTTCTGAGATCAACCGCATGATCCAGAGATTGAGATCCGAGATCGACCATGTCAAGAAGCAG TGTGCCAACCTGCAGTCCGCCATTGCTGATGCTGAGCAGCGTGGGGAGATGGCCCTCAAAGATGCCAAGAACAAGCTGGCTGATTTGGAGGATGCCCTGCAGAAGGCCAAGCAGGACATGGCCAGGTTGCTAAAGGAGTACCAGGAGCTGATGAATGTTAAACTGGCCCTGGATGTGGAGATCGCCACCTACAGGAAGTTGCTGGAGGGCGAGGAGTGCAG GCTGAGTGGCGAAGGCGTTGGACAAGTCAACATCT CTGTGGTGCAGTCCACCGTGTCTGGAGGCTATGGCAGTGCTGGTGGCTATGGCAGTGCCAGCGGTATGGGCGGTGGCTCAGGCCTGGGCGGAGGCAGCGGCTACTCCTATGGCAGCGGCCACAGCCTTGGAGCTGGCTTCAGTTCCAGCAGTGGCAGAGGCATGGGGGGTGGCTTCAGCTCCTCTGGAGGTAGCAGTTCCACCATCAAGTACACCACCACCTCATCTTCCAGCAGGAAGAGCTACAAGCACTAA